The proteins below come from a single Xyrauchen texanus isolate HMW12.3.18 chromosome 3, RBS_HiC_50CHRs, whole genome shotgun sequence genomic window:
- the p2rx2 gene encoding P2X purinoceptor 2, which translates to MGCLKFLKDFFWGFWDYETPKVMVVKDMKLGVIYRTVQFLVITYFIWYVFISQKAYQETETRPDSSVYTEMRGVAMLGDSILDTTEYVQPSEGGDVISTILRREVTHDQTQGTCAEHYNVANANCTKDSDCTKGEIDFDGHGQRTGRCIPYYNYTFKTCEIKSWCPIEEYAVVRELALEQAVNFTVFIKNAIHFPKFKVLRGNIKPNKPKKLARCHYHPETNQYCPVFSLGFIATQAREKFSELCRTGGIIGVFINWKCDFDVDPSECTPTYSFRRLDMRKDLPSSGYYYRFAKYYHKDGVEYRTLIKAYGIRLDVIVHGHAGRFSLIPTIINTVTAMTSVGICSVICDWIMLTFIDKNEVFSDKKFDDVSKEPSQPITTDLTLTSYGSTHSDLSEGVPL; encoded by the exons atgggcTGCCTGAAGTTCCTCAAAGACTTTTTCTGGGGGTTTTGGGACTATGAGACTCCTAAGGTGATGGTAGTTAAGGACATGAAACTAGGAGTCATTTACCGAACCGTGCAGTTCCTAGTGATCACATACTTCATTTG GTATGTATTTATCAGTCAGAAAGCATATCAGGAGACAGAGACCCGTCCTGACAGCTCAGTTTACACTGAGATGAGAGGTGTGGCCATGCTGGGAGACAGCATTCTGGACACAACAGAATATGTTCAACCATCTGAG GGTGGTGATGTCATCAGCACCATACTTAGAAGAGAGGTGACACATGATCAGACGCAGGGCACATGTGCTGAG caTTACAATGTGGCCAATGCAAACTGCACAAAAGATTCTGACTGCACTAAAGGGGAAATTGACTTTGATGGTCATG GCCAAAGAACAGGGCGATGTATACCTTACTACAATTATACATTCAAGACCTGTGAGATCAAATCCTGGTGTCCCATTGAGGAATATGCTGTTGTTAG GGAACTAGCTTTGGAACAGGCAGTTAATTTCACTGTATTCATAAAGAATGCCATCCATTTCCCAAAGTTTAAAGTTCTTCGGGGAAACATCAAACCGAACAAGCCAAAGAAGTTGGCACGGTGCCACTACCACCCAGAAACCAACCAATATTGTCCCGTATTCAGCCTCGGCTTCATCGCAACGCAGGCCAGAGAAAAATTCAGCGAACTTTGCAGAACT gGTGGAATAATTGGAGTGTTTATTAACTGGAAGTGTGATTTTGATGTGGATCCCTCGGAGTGCACTCCAACATATTCATTTAGAAGGCTGGACATGAGAAAAGATCTGCCCAGCTCAGGCTACTACTACAG ATTTGCGAAGTACTACCATAAGGATGGTGTTGAGTACAGAACACTTATAAAAGCATATGGGATTCGGTTGGATGTCATCGTACATGGACAT GCAGGAAGATTCAGTCTTATTCCAACCATCATCAACACAGTGACGGCCATGACGTCAGTAGGAATT TGCTCAGTCATCTGTGATTGGATCATGCTGACGTTCATCGATAAGAATGAAGTCTTCAGTGACAAGAAGTTTGATGAT